The following proteins are encoded in a genomic region of Glycine soja cultivar W05 chromosome 17, ASM419377v2, whole genome shotgun sequence:
- the LOC114391486 gene encoding serine/threonine-protein phosphatase 7 long form homolog: MLVFHMEKEQWLVLLGAIVLGCNGCFQEEKVALLDFKATYAGDLGDVRWRPETHIFHLTCGEATITLQDVSVLLGLPVDGNPLIGSTNIDGIDMREQYLGVRPNANALTDGNTLKLSWLASQFANIQDYMDDEEHLKMFARAWILRFIGGVLLVDKSSKRVPMRYLQFLVAFEECSTYEWGAATLSYLYREMCNATDYNVQSIGGYLLLIQLWAWERCPKLVPSIVPPQQQNNPLGYRWLQNRNPHMASDSVEHYRFKLDTMKRGEFLWVPYSKEVQALLSHLCFAGSAIWRRVVPMICFNVVEWHQPDRVMRQFGLQQPIPGPPLQPSNIHGLTLKGKSGHNWRRLLQPALNEWNCHYERRFQETPPQVGSLSVNSEYMKWFRRKTKLNNAVHVVPIWEKGVEFGRFGTVLDKMTFFAEEEDRIIEAREEAPPSVPQFESQQFDMLARSVETQGLGRRRESVDAEAHVIPAMPERQHGMYYTPDQFTQEPSQMSPLYPYPYQSETSSDINA, translated from the exons GTGGAGGCCAGAGACACACATCTTTCATTTGACATGTGGGGAGGCCACCATCACACTACAAGATGTGTCTGTGTTACTAGGTCTTCCTGTGGATGGCAATCCTTTAATAGGCAGCACAAATATTGATGGGATTGATATGCGTGAACAATATCTTGGAGTCAGGCCAAATGCCAATGCATTGACTGACGGAAACACATTGAAATTAAGCTGGTTGGCTTCACAATTTGCAAATATCCAGGACTATATGGACGACGAAgagcacctcaaaatgtttgCACGTGCTTGGATTTTGAGATTTATTGGAGGTGTCTTGTTGGTGGATAAAAGTAGTAAAAGAGTCCCCATGAGATATTTGCAATTTCTGGTAGCTTTTGAAGAGTGCAGTACTTATGAGTGGGGAGCTGCTACATTGAGTTATTTATACAGAGAGATGTGTAACGCAACAGATTATAATGTGCAATCTATTGGCGGCTACCTTCTCTTAATTCaattgtgggcatgggaacgatgccCTAAATTAGTCCCATCGATTGtgcctccacaacaacaaaacaatccACTTGGTTATAG ATGGTTACAAAATAGAAATCCTCATATGGCCAGTGATAGTGTGGAACACTATCGTTTTAAATTAGATACCATGAAAAGGGGCGAG TTTTTATGGGTCCCTTACTCTAAAGAAGTCCAAGCGTTGTTGAGTCATTTATGTTTTGCTGGGTCTGCAATTTGGAGACGTGTAGTGCCGATGATTTGTTTCAATGTTGTTGAATGGCATCAGCCAGATAGAGTCATGAGGCAATTTGGACTGCAACAACCTATACCTGGCCCTCCATTGCAACCTAGCAATATACATGGCCTAACACTAAAAGGAAAAAGTGGACATAATTGGAGGCGACTACTGCAGCCAGCGCTTAATGAATGGAATTGTCACTATGAAAGACGGTTTCAAGAAACGCCACCACAAGTTGGGTCCCTCAGTGTGAATTCTGAGTATATGAAGTGGTTTAGGCGTAAAACCAAATT AAACAATGCAGTTCATGTTGTCCCCATATGGGAGAAGGGTGTCGAATTTGGACGATTTGGCACCGTGCTTGATAAGATGACTTTTTTTGCTGAGGAAGAGGATAGAATTATTGAGGCACGTGAAGAAGCTCCTCCTTCGGTTCCACAATTTGAAAGTCAACAGTTTGATATGTTGGCTAGGAGTGTGGAGACCCAAGGTTTAGGGCGACGTAGGGAAAGTGTGGATGCAGAAGCACATGTTATTCCTGCGATGCCAGAGCGCcaacatggaatgtattacacaccTGATCAgttcacccaagagccatctCAAATGTCGCCCCTATATCCGTACCCATATCAAAGTGAAACTTCATCAG ATATCAACGCCTAA